One genomic region from Zalophus californianus isolate mZalCal1 chromosome 12, mZalCal1.pri.v2, whole genome shotgun sequence encodes:
- the LOC113911053 gene encoding translation initiation factor IF-2-like, producing the protein MTPSLACSFRVLQLRVKQLTSSLGDAKTLQVSPDGPPQSTNATSSSTLASSEHWARVSDGKPGPQRGTHPGRGTEPSARCRRRPALRGLGPGDAEQEKHRRGGGPNPGQPCSGGPGPARSRPSAPPPQDAPRRPGRAPGPAPSRRGPRERRMKVKAEDKIEITAAQSRAG; encoded by the exons atgacaccTAGTTTGGCCTGCTCCTTCCGAGTTCTACAACTGCGGGTTAAACAGCT TACCTCCAGTTTAGGAGACGCTAAAACTTTACAAGTGAGCCCAGACGGCCCTCCACAGAGTACAAATGCAACATCCAGTTCCACCCTCGCCTCGTCAGAGCACTGGGCCCGGGTTTCCGACGGCAAGCCGGGGCCCCAGCGAGGCACGCATCCCGGCCGAGGCACCGAGCCGAGCGCCAGGTGCAGGCGCCGCCCCGCCCTCCGCGGACTCGGGCCGGGAGACGCCGAGCAGGAGAAGCACCGCCGAGGCGGCGGCCCGAACCCCGGCCAACCGTGCTCCGGGGGCCCCGGTCCTGCCCGCTCtcgcccctccgcccctcccccgcagGATGCGCCACGACGACCCGGGCGCGCCCCGGGGCCCGCCCCCAGCCGGCGGGGGCCGCGTGAGCGGAGGATGAAGGTGAAG